The Verrucomicrobiia bacterium region CCGGATGATCCGGATCGCAGGTCCCTTCGTCGGTGGCGAAGTAGACGGAGTGAATCACGATCTTGTTGGCCTTGGCCCAATTAGCGTTCGCGACGCCCCAGGCCTTTCCCATTTCGACATACCCCGCCTCGACATTGTGTTTTACCGTGTTCCGGTATTCTCTCAGAAAATCGCGGTATTCGTCCGGAAGCGGGTCGCCGTACTGTTCCTTGAGGCTCGTCTCCATGTTGCGAACCTCGGTTTGCACGCTGTCACGCACCGAGTTTTCCTCGGGGCAGACCGGCATGGTGTCCAGGTCCGCGTCTTCCGGAGCCACCGCGCGCGAACAGGTGGGCGCGCCGTCGGAAAGCAGGATGATGAACTTCGTGTTGGACGTGCGCGTGGATTGCTCGGAATTGCGGATCCAGCGCACGGCAAGGTTGATCGCGTCGCCGATGTTGGTGTGCGTCCTTCTTTCTTCCGCCCCTCCCAAAACGGATCCCGGAAAGATCAGCTTCTCCGGTAAATCCCTGAAATCCCGTGTGGCGGCATCGGCTTCGGCATAAGTTTTCCATTGTCCGACCGAGTAGCGAAGCGCCTGCTGGATGACGCCCTTGTTGTTGCGAGTCGTGGACGTCAGCTCCACGGAATCCGTAGGGGAATAAGGGGCGAAGGCATTGCTGGCGAAGACGAGAAGCCCCATCTGCACCAGACTGTTGAAAAGGCGGTTGCCATCCAGAAGGCTGTGATCGATCGCGTAAGTGACGTCCCAAAGCGGCTGCGGCTTCACGTAACCGTCATCCACGGGGCCCATGACGGTGTCCGCTTCAATTGTATTCATGCAGTCTCCCACGACGTTGGTCGTGGCGGCGTAATGAAACCATCGGTCCTGCGTGGTCGGAAGCGCGGGCCAGGTGCAGACGTCCGTCGGTTTGTAGCTGCGGTTGTCCATCGAGGCCGACTGGTCGAGTGCGAAAACCGCCTTCATGGGCGCGAAGCTTGCGATGGATTCCGTGACCAGGATGAAATTCGAAACAAGATTGTCCCCGAGAATCCGGGCAAACCTGAAAGTGAACGGCTGGTTGGGGCCGTCGCCGATGCGGACACGCGTCCGGATCGCGTTGATGATTTTGTCCGGATCATTCAGCTGGCTGTCCGGATAACCGGTGAAGGTCTTGGCGTCGTGATCATAATATCCGAAAATAATATCGCCCTCCGGGTTGTCCGGATTCGTGATTTCAGAAGTGTCGACCACGATGCTGCTGTTGCTCCGGGTCGAATTCTGCCGGGCGGTGACCGCGGCGGCCTGGCGGATAGCGGAGAAATCGATGCTTTCCTGGCTTTTCGAAAAACGTTTGATCGCGGCAAGCGACGCGAAGTCCGCGGCGTTCCGGCTCTCGGTACGCACAAGGTAGGCCATGCCCACATCGGTAGACAGTACGGCAATGCCGATGAGCGGAATGGCCATCAAGGCGGAAGTGACGAGGATTGAGCCTTTTTGGGAGCGCATCCTGCGGAGGCGCTGAAGAAGCGGCTTCATATGACAACTATAACATCGTGTCCTAAGTCTTGCTACGGCCGCCGGATAGAAAAAATCCAAACTCCCACAACTATCATAAAACCTTGAAAATAAGACCTATCCCGGGGTTATTTCTGGGGTTAGATCAATGCTCGCCGCCGCCGCCGAAGAAAATCGAATCATCGATAGAAGCCGACACGGACAGGGAGGTCGAGATCGAGGCCCGGATTGAAACAGACTGGGAGGTGGACTGCGACGTGGACGAAGCCGTCGAAGCGGATTTCGACTGGGACACGGACGTCGAGTTGGACTGACTTTGCGAGGCTGAGGTCGAATCCGAAGTGCTTTGCGACGTCGATCCCGAAATGGATTGAGACGTGGACTGCGACTGCGACGGCGAAATCGAGGCCGACAGGGATGTCGAAAGCGACGAGCTCTGGGAAACCGATGCTTCTTTCGAAATGTTCTCCGAAATACTCTCAGACTTTGACTGCGAACTGGAGATCGATTGAGAGACCGACTGGACCGGCGATATCGACTGCGAGAGTGACGTCGAGGTGGATTTAGACGTCGACTGGCTTTGCGAAATCGACGTCGACGCGACTACGGACTGAGAAGTGCTTTGCGACCCGGAGATCGAACCCGAAATCGAGCCGGACTGCGATTGCGAGGTCGAAGCCGCCTGGGAGGACGAGCGCGAAATGGACGTGGACGTCGAATTGACCGCGGAATTAGAAGTTGATGTGGACGTGCTTATGGAGCCCGCCGTGGATCCGGATTGCGAAACCGACTGCGAAAAAGACGGAAATCCCGATTGCGACGTTGAGGTTGAGCCCGAGGTGCTTGTGGATCTGGACGTCGACGTCGACAGGGAACCCGACGTGGATTGCGACGTGGAACGGGAGCGGCTCGCGGACCCCGACCCCGAGGCCGACTGCGACACCGAGGTGCTGTTCGATCCCGCCACGGACCCGGAAGTCGAAATGGACGACGACACCGAGGGGGCGTTGGATTGAGAGATCGATCCGGAGATCGAACCGGCCGTGGATCCCGAGATCGACCCGGAAATGCTGGCCACTCTGGAATTAGACGCCGAAACGGAAGACGAAGTCGAAAGGACCGGCGATTGGGATGCCGATGTGGAGGCCGAAATCGACTGGCCTATCGAATTGGTCTGCGAAATCGAAGCGAAGAACGACGAAAAAATTCCCGAGATGCTCGTGGACTGCGAAGTGCTTCTCGAAGTGGACAGAGAACTTGAGGTCGACCTGGACGTCGAAACTGATTCCGACCGGGAATCGCTGACGGATTCACTCACGGAGCCGGAAGTCGACCCCGACGTCGACTGGGACACTGACTGCGAAGGCGACATGGAGTCCGACACGGACGTCGAAATCGAGGCGCTGGTCGACACGGACGTGGACTTGGAAATCGAGCCCGATACGGATTCGGTAACGCTCTTCGAGGTCGAGAAAGAAGCCGATGAGGACGCCGAGACCGATTGAGAGTCCGAAGCCGAAACCGACTGCGACTGGGACTCCGAAACCGAAGTGGACTGCGACGTCGATTTTGAAGTGGACTCCGAAGACGATACGGACTCTGAAACCGATTGCGACGTCGATTGGGATTCCGAACCGGAAACCGATTGGGACACGGAATCGGACGCGGATTCCGAAGCCGAGGTCGACTCAGAGACCGATTCATCAATGGAGATCGACGTGGATCCCGAAGTGGAAGCCGAGCGCGAAGTCGAAACCGAGAAAGAATTCGAAATGGACGCCGAAGGATTAGGCGGCTGCTCGGGCTGTCCGATCGTGGCGGCGAACGAGCTGGCGCGCGCGGTCATGGCCGTCGGGATCCGGAAACCGAAACGGCTCAGGAAGAAATTATTCAAAGGTGTCTGGAAATTGTACTGCACCTGCACGACGATCGGTTCGCGCTGCAGGTTGTCGGGAACCTGGACGTCGATGTCCGCGGCCTCTACGTCGGTAAGCCCCTCGGGCAGGGCATCGAGCGTGGTTTGAACGCCGTTTTCGACGCGAACGTCGTCGTCCGACATGGCCGCGACGCGCGCGCCTTCGCGCGCCGCCTGATAGACGAGATGCCATTCATAGAAAGCGCGGCCCAGTTCGATGATGCCGAAGATCAGGAGGACAAAGACGGGCAAGAGCAGGGCGAATTCAACCATGCCTTGTCCGCGTTCCCCAAATCCCCATCCCCTTGATTTTTTCATGATCAGGTCACCTGGAAATCATCCCCGTAGGATACCGAGGCGGAATTGATTGTCTGGCTTCCGAGCCCGAAGAAAAAATTCACGACACTCGAGGCCTGCACGCGCAAAAGGACGTAACGCCGGTCGTCTTCGACAACCGGGACCCATTCTCCCGTGACCGTTCCGTTCGTGACGCCGGAATTGAACAGCACGAGGTTCGTGCGGTTGACGGCGATGCAGCAGATGCTGGAGCTGCTGACGCATTGGGCAAGCGTGCACTTGTCGGACGGACTTGGGTTTTCAGGAGTGGGAAGCGAGGTTTCGGTGGCGATCCGCGAGCCTTCACGGGTCGCAGCGCTCAGCCGGTGCGCGACAAAAACCATGTTCGCCATGTCGATGGCGAGCGTGGCGATCGCAAGCAGGACGGGAATGATCAAGGCAAACTCGACGATGGCCTGTCCCCGGGATCCGCGCACTAAAATTTTTTTTCTGCCTTTTTGGAATGAAAAAATGATCGCCCATCCTCCTTTTCGTAAGGATGACTCTGCAGCGTCCACTTGTTCTAATAAAGCATAGCATAATAACTTAGGGTAAGAAACGGGGATTTGCCTTAATTCCTAGAACCCACTATCATTTTTTATCAAAGAGCCGGTCCCAAATGGCCGTAAATTGACTTTAACTCCAATGAGTGTAATTACATGAGCCATACCGAATCCATCTCCTTGCCGGCCCGGGGGAAAGCGCTGCTCGAATCCCTTAAAAAAGTGGATTGGCTGAGGGTTTTTATCCTCGCGCTTTCCTTCCTTTCCCTTTTTCTTTTTCTGGATTGGAAGCCGCCCCAGCATGACGAAGGCGTCAACGGGTGGATGATCCAGGACCTCCTCGCCAAAGGGTATTACCCGTACGATCCGGCCAATTATCACGGCCCCCTTCATTTCTATGTCCTGTTCGTTTTTCGGCTTTTTCTGGGAGACAACCTCTGGGCCCTGCGTCTTCCCGCCGTGATTTTTGCCTGGGCGAGCATTTATCTCCTGACTGAGCTCAAACCGTATCTCGGAAAATTCTGCGCCTATGCCGCCGCGCTTTTCGTCAGTGTCTCCCCGGGCATGATGTTTTATTCCCGGTATGCGATCCACGAATCGACGCTGCTTTTCTTTTCCATTCTGACGCTTCTTGGTTTTTTCCGCTTCTGGGACCGCAAAGACGTGAAGTCCCTGTGGCTTTTGGGCGCGGGCTTCACGGGGATGATCGTCACCAAGGAAACCTACGTCCTGGCCGTGCTTTCTTTCGTCGGCGCCTGGATGCTGACGCTGCTTTATGAAAAATTTCTTCCGTCCACGGAAGTTCCGCCGCGGGTCCCGGCTTCTTTCAGCCTGCGCGACATCGGCCGCGTCACGGGCACCTGTGCGTTTGTCATCGTCCTGCTTTATAGCGGATTTTTCCTGAACTGGTCCGGAGTCCTCGGCCTTTTCACGACTTTTTTCAAATGGCTGAACACCGGCGCCCTGTCCACGAGCGAGCAGAAAGGCCATTGGAAGGCGGTCATGTACTGGATCCAGCTTTTCCTGCGCTACGAATGGCCGGCCTCTCTCGGTATTCTCATGTCCTTTCCTCTTCTGGGCCCGGCACCGCGGTGGCATCGCGTCATGATGCTGTACGCGCTTCTGCTGCTGGCCGCTTACAGCATGATTCCGTACAAAACGCCGTGGTGCATTCTCCAGATCATCTGGCCTTTTCTCGTGGTGGCGGCGTCTGTCCTGGGCCTTTTCGCGTCCCGCGGCGGAAGGGAGAAAGCCGCGGCGCTTATTGTCATGGGGCTTCTCTCGGTCACGAGCCTCTGCAAATCCGTTTCGTTGAATTTTTTCCATTACGCGGACGACCAGGAGCCGTACGTCCACGTGCAGACTTTCGAGAGCCTCATGAGCGTCGACCGCAAAATCAAAGCGCTTGTCGCGCGCGATCCGACAAAGCGCCACATGACGATCCACGTGGTGAAGAAAGCTTACTGGCCGATCTCGTGGCTTCTGGTGGATTTCACGCATCACTATTACTACACCGAGGAACTTCCGCCCAAGGCGGACGCGGGCGTCATTTTCTGCGACGTGGAAAGAAAGACGCGGCTCGAGATGCGTCTTAAGCGGCCGTACTTCGTGGAACGCTTCCGCCTGAATCCCGCGCAGGATCCCGGCTACGTTTACTACGACAAGGAACTCTTCAAAGACCTCTTCGGCCCGGGCGCGGAAGTCTTCGAGCCCGAAACTCTGCCGGAGGCCAAGCCCGGGGAGGGACTGCTCGCGCGCTATTACAACAACTCGCTCTGGCAGGGCGATC contains the following coding sequences:
- a CDS encoding Tad domain-containing protein, giving the protein MKPLLQRLRRMRSQKGSILVTSALMAIPLIGIAVLSTDVGMAYLVRTESRNAADFASLAAIKRFSKSQESIDFSAIRQAAAVTARQNSTRSNSSIVVDTSEITNPDNPEGDIIFGYYDHDAKTFTGYPDSQLNDPDKIINAIRTRVRIGDGPNQPFTFRFARILGDNLVSNFILVTESIASFAPMKAVFALDQSASMDNRSYKPTDVCTWPALPTTQDRWFHYAATTNVVGDCMNTIEADTVMGPVDDGYVKPQPLWDVTYAIDHSLLDGNRLFNSLVQMGLLVFASNAFAPYSPTDSVELTSTTRNNKGVIQQALRYSVGQWKTYAEADAATRDFRDLPEKLIFPGSVLGGAEERRTHTNIGDAINLAVRWIRNSEQSTRTSNTKFIILLSDGAPTCSRAVAPEDADLDTMPVCPEENSVRDSVQTEVRNMETSLKEQYGDPLPDEYRDFLREYRNTVKHNVEAGYVEMGKAWGVANANWAKANKIVIHSVYFATDEGTCDPDHPAEGYQHLQEVSAITGGSAACAEDLSSLSEIFTNLSTKQTYVLVHVSTT
- a CDS encoding TadE family protein, with protein sequence MRGSRGQAIVEFALIIPVLLAIATLAIDMANMVFVAHRLSAATREGSRIATETSLPTPENPSPSDKCTLAQCVSSSSICCIAVNRTNLVLFNSGVTNGTVTGEWVPVVEDDRRYVLLRVQASSVVNFFFGLGSQTINSASVSYGDDFQVT
- a CDS encoding flippase activity-associated protein Agl23; its protein translation is MSHTESISLPARGKALLESLKKVDWLRVFILALSFLSLFLFLDWKPPQHDEGVNGWMIQDLLAKGYYPYDPANYHGPLHFYVLFVFRLFLGDNLWALRLPAVIFAWASIYLLTELKPYLGKFCAYAAALFVSVSPGMMFYSRYAIHESTLLFFSILTLLGFFRFWDRKDVKSLWLLGAGFTGMIVTKETYVLAVLSFVGAWMLTLLYEKFLPSTEVPPRVPASFSLRDIGRVTGTCAFVIVLLYSGFFLNWSGVLGLFTTFFKWLNTGALSTSEQKGHWKAVMYWIQLFLRYEWPASLGILMSFPLLGPAPRWHRVMMLYALLLLAAYSMIPYKTPWCILQIIWPFLVVAASVLGLFASRGGREKAAALIVMGLLSVTSLCKSVSLNFFHYADDQEPYVHVQTFESLMSVDRKIKALVARDPTKRHMTIHVVKKAYWPISWLLVDFTHHYYYTEELPPKADAGVIFCDVERKTRLEMRLKRPYFVERFRLNPAQDPGYVYYDKELFKDLFGPGAEVFEPETLPEAKPGEGLLARYYNNSLWQGDPVLEKVAGTPDFSWDMKETPLPAPFSVMFEGEIFVPESGDVGFYLASDDGSDLTLDNEILINNLGDHSEKTKEGTKKMEKGWHPIRVRFYDVGGSASLWLWWKLPSGREGKISPEHFRTSQSSEKR